The sequence GCGGCCATAGCCACTCGTACAATTGCGCGTCAGGGAGCCGGTAAAGTAAAAATAGCCAGCGTCATGGAGCAAAAAGGCGGTCGTTCGCTGTATCTGCCCAACGACCCGTTGACCTCGCTGGACGCCACTGAGAAAGTAAAATTACTCGAACGTGTCGAACGTATCGCCCGCGCCAAAGATCCACGCGTGGTGCAGGTCATGGCGGGACTCGCCGGGGAATATGACGTTGTGCTGGTGGCACGTAGCGATGGCGTTATCGCGGCTGATATTCGCCCACTGGTACGCTTGTCAGTGACCGTTATTGCCGAAAAAGATGGTCGCCGTGAAATGGGCAGCAGCGGCGGCGGCGGTCGTTATAGCTATAGTTATTTTACCGACGCATTGCTTGAAAAATATGCGGCTGAAGCTGTCGCCGCGGCACTGGTGAATCTGGACGCTCGTCCGGCACCTGCGGGTCCGATGACCGTGGTGTTGGGTAACGGCTGGCCCGGTATCTTGTTGCACGAAGCGATTGGTCACGGCCTTGAAGGCGACTTCAACCGCAAAGGATCCAGTACTTTCTCTGGCCGTATCGGTGAGCGGGTTGCGGCCAAGGGCGTGACGGTGGTTGATGATGGAACGCTGGCGGATCGTCGTGGCTCGCTCAACATCGATGATGAAGGCAACCCGACCCAGTGCACCACGCTGATTGAAGACGGTATTCTCAAAGGCTATATCCAGGACACCATGAATGCGCGCTTGATGAAGATGCCAGTTACCGGCAATGCACGCCGCGAGTCGTTCGCCCATCTTCCTATGCCGCGGATGACTAATACCTACATGCTCGCCGGTGATAAAGACCCGGCTGAGATCTTGGCGTCGGTTAAAAATGGTTTGTATGCAGTCAATTTTGGCGGTGGTCAGGTCGATATCACTAACGGCAAGTTCGTGTTTTCCGCAAGCGAAGCCTACATGATTGAGAACGGCAAGGTCACTTATCCGGTGAAGGGAGCCACATTGATTGGGAATGGACCTGACGTGCTGCATCGTGTGTCGATGATTGGCAACGACATGCGTCTTGATCCAGGTGTGGGCGTCTGCGGCAAAGAAGGTCAAAGTGTGCCGGTCGGGGTGGGGCAGCCAACGCTTCGGATTGACGGCGTGACCGTTGGCGGCACTGCTTGAGAGTAAAGGAAGTTTGGTGATGAATGCGGTTGCCGGATCGGGTGCGCTGGAAAATACGTTATCGCTGCAATGGAGCTGGCTTCCGTTTGAGGCCCTAAGTTCGACGCAGATGTATGACCTGCTGGCGTTACGTCAGCAGGTTTTCGTGGTTGAGCAGGCCTGTGTTTTTCAGGACGCAGACGGTATTGATCGGCACTGCTGGCATGGACTTGGGTATCTAGCCGATGGACATCTGGGGGCTTACGCACGGATTGTGCCGCCGGGTCGTGTTTATCCTCAGGCATCCATTGGCAGAGTAGTGACAGCACCGACTTTGCGTGGTGTGAACGCCGGTCATGCACTGATGGAACAGGCCATGGCGCAAGTCGCATTGCTGTTTCCCGGGCACGACATCAAGATTGGTGCGCAAGCGCATCTGCAGCGATTTTATGGTCGTTACGGCTTCGAGGTATGTGGTGATGTCTATGATGAGGATGGCATCGACCACGTTCATATGGTCGCCACTAAAGCATGACAAATGCGGCTGAATATTATTCTCGGCTTGCTTGGGTGTTAATTTAATATTCATTTTTCAAGTAATTATTTTTTTAGGTTGAGTGATCAACGCTTGCTAAATTGTCGAAACTACTGCATTATCTGGCCCAGAGTTCTAACTAATTACCAGAAGACATGACTTTTTCAAACGCTTACTTTTATTTTTACTTTAGCTATTCGAGCCCTAAGGCGGTGAAAAGCGGTAAGCGTTCGTAATTAAAGAACAAACCGAAATTCAAAAAAACCGCCCCTGATGGCGGTTTTTTTATTCCCAGTCACTTTTTAGCCAGGAGAGAAAAATGCCACGCACCGACGACTTGCGCATACGAGAAATGAAAGAATTAACGCCACCATCCCATTTGATTCGCGAATTTGGTTGTACCGAAAAAGGTGCCACCACTGCAGCTGATTCGCGCATTGCGTTGCATCGGATTTTGCACGGACAAGATGACCGTTTGATGGTTGTGATCGGACCTTGTTCGATTCATGACACGAAAGCGGCAATGGAATATGCCCGTCTTTTGCTTGTCGCACGCGATCGCCTGAAGGGCGAGCTGGAAATTGTCATGCGCGTGTATTTCGAAAAGCCTCGCACCACCGTCGGCTGGAAAGGTTTGATCAACGATCCTTACATGGATAACAGTTTCCGCATCAATGACGGTTTGCGCATGGCGCGCGAATTGCTGTTGAATATCAATGAGCTAGGCTTGCCAGCGGGTACCGAGTTCCTCGATGTCATCAGCCCGCAATACATTGCGGACCTGATCAGCTGGGGTGCGATTGGTGCTCGTACCACTGAGTCCCAGGTCCATCGTGAGTTGGCATCCGGTTTGTCGTGCCCGGTCGGCTTCAAGAACGGCACCGATGGTAACGTTAAAATTGCAGTCGATGCGATGAAAGCTGCATCGCAGCCACATCACTTTCTATCGGTCACCAAGGGCGGCCACTCAGCGATTGTGTCGACCAATGGAAACGAGGATTGCCACATCATTCTGCGCGGTGGTAAAGCGCCGAATTATGATGCGGTCAGCGTTGATGCGGCTTGCAAGGACATCGCAGCGAACGGTTTGGCGCAGCGTCTGATGATCGATGCTTCGCATGCGAACAGCTCGAAGAAGCCGGAGAATCAAATTCCTGTATGTGCCGATATCGCACGTCAGATTGCCGCTGGGGATGATCGTATTGTCGGCGTCATGGTGGAGTCTCATCTGGTCGCAGGACGTCAGGATCTGGTCCCGGGCAAGGAATTGACTTACGGTCAATCGGTCACGGACGGTTGCATCAGTTGGGACGAGAGCATTGCCGTGCTGGATGGATTGGCTGCGGCGGTCAAGCAGCGCCGATTGATAAAAAGCGCGGCGTAATTCGAGCCATCGGCGATAAAATAATCGCTCTTACAAAGCAAAAAAAGCCCGTTCAGTCATCTGAATGGGCTTTTTTATTAGCATTGCAGTGATGCCTGAAAGCCGGCCCAGTGGTGCATTTTCATCAAAAGCGCTTGGTCAATACCATCATATCTCCCTCGCGCTGCATGTCGGTCCGGTTAAGGAAAGACATGCCGAGCAATGCAAATGACAAACCAGATTCCAATACCGCTGCATCGACTTGCGTCAGTTCGATATCACCAACTTTGACAGTATCGAGCCGCACCCGATAAGCGGGCGTCAAACCATTAGCGGTGCTCATCATTGTTTTCGGGCCTTGCTTATAGTTGATACCAAGTCTGATGGCATCTGCCGCAGGCAGAGCGATGACGGTCGCGCCAGTGTCCACCAACATGGACATTGATCCGCCATTGATCTGGCTTTGCGCCATGAAATGGCCCGCGCTATTGACCTTCAAGGTGACACTAGCGCTAGCACTGGGGGAACTGCGGCTAACAAACTGGCCGATACCGATGGTCTCCAGTTTGCCTTTTACGTTCACCGTCGCAGTTGATCCGGTCACCGACTTCAAGCGTATGTCTGCGCGGACGTTATCACCGACAGAATAGGTTTTCGGGGCTGCGCCATCAATCACCAATACCGCTTTCCCGGGAAACAGACCGGCCACCCCGATATCGGTTGCCTGGGCCGATAACACCATCGCTGTTAGCAAAATACCCGCCGTCAGTTGATGCATACGCGTGGGCTCTCGATTTTTCGATAGGGAAATGGTGCTATAAGAGGACGGAACGCGAACGCGCTATTCCGCTGTCAAAAGATTACGTTCGAGGGCAGGTAAATAAGGTTGCTTAATCCCGGAAGTTATTAAACTCCAGCGGCAAGTCCGGCACTTCCTTACGTAGCATCGCCATCGCAGCTTGCAGATCGTCGCGCTTGGCACCAGTGATGCGGACGGCGTCGCCCTGGATGCTAGCTTGAACTTTCATCTTGCTGTCTTTGACGACACGCACGATTTTCTTGGCATCGTCGGATTCGATACCATTCTTGATCTTGATGACTTGCTTAACCCTGTCACCGCCGGTTTTTTCAATCTTTCCCATGTCTAAAAACCGTACGTCGACGCTGCGTTTCACCAGCTTGCCGGTGAGGACGTCGCGGACCTGGGCTAATTGAAATTCGGAGTCAGCGTAAGCGGTCAGATCGCGCTCTTTCAGTTCAACGCGAGCATCGCTGCCCTTAAAATCGAAGCGCGTGGCAATCTCTTTGCTGGCTTGCTCGACAGCATTTTTAACCTCGGCAAGATTGGCTTCGGAAACGGTATCAAATGATGGCATTTTGGTAATTCCTTAATGTTTTCTAATGGTGCGGTACCTAATAATCCCTGCTTCTCGGGATACTCCTGAGTAGCTATCGGATCTGGCTCCATAAGCGAAAGAAATATTTCGCGGTAACTAAGCACGTGGCAGACGGCATCTTTATGGGGAAATTCGTTCACCCTCTATTCTATCGTGTCTATCGAACAAAAAACCGGGCGGCCACGGCTTCCCTCATTCTTTGCATCATGTCGCCTGCTTTAACGGAATTTTTGTTGCAGATTTCGTTGGATAAGTGTGACTTACGTATAATCTTGTATGTCTTCAAACTACCAAACCGACGCGGCTTCCATAGCGAAACTAGCGGTGCAGTCCGACTTCCCCATGCGTACATTCAATACACTAGGTATTGAGGCGATAGCGCATGCCTATTTTTCTGTTGGTTCGGTAGCCGACTTGCAACTGATCCGCTTAGATCCAACGTGGTCCGCGTTGCCGCGTTTGATACTGGGCGGTGGCAGCAATGTGGTGCTAACACAGGATTTCTCCGGCCTGGTACTGCATATCCGCAATCAGGGTATTCAGATCGTCGGTGAAGATAGCGACGCGATTTATGTGCGCGCAGCAGCGGGTCAAAGCTGGCACACACTAGTGGAATGGACCCTGGCGAACGGATTGGGTGGTCTGGAAAATCTATCGTTAATACCCGGTAACGTCGGCGCTGCGCCGATTCAGAATATTGGCGCTTACGGGGTTGAGATGCAGGACCGTTTTCATGCGCTCACCGCATTCGATTTTCTAACGGGTGAAATCCTGACCTTACGTCACGAAGATTGTGCTTTTGGCTATCGCGACAGCATCTTTAAGCACGCCTTATGCGACCGCGCCGTCGTGATGGACGTGACATTTTCGTTGCCTAGGCGCTGGCAAGCAGAGGTGCGTTACGGCGACATCGCTGACGAACTGGCGGCACGTAGCATCCTCCGGCCCGACGCGCGTGACATCAGCAATGCCGTAATCGCTATTCGGACGCGCAAGCTGCCCGATCCTGCAGTAATAGGCAACGCGGGCAGTTTTTTTAAAAATCCGATCATTCCCGCTGCACAACGAGATGCATTACTCAGTCATTATCCGGCGCTGGTCAGCTATCAACAAACAGACGGGGGGTATAAGCTTGCCGCTGGTTGGTTGATCGATCAATGCGGCTGGAAAGGCAAGGCGTTGGGACCGGTTGCAATGTACCAAAAGCAGGCGCTGGTTCTGGTCAACTTAGGCGGAGCAAGTGGGCAGGACGTTGTGCGACTATCGAAAGCCGTTCAGAGTGATGTGATGACCCGCTTCGGTGTAACGCTGGAACCCGAGCCAATATTTGTGTGAGTGGGGGCGACGAGCAAGTCGCCGAAAATTCAAACCCGATCGTGACCTGATGCTTGAAATCGGGCAAGTTCAAGCTCCGCGCATAGACACGCCTGCTGCATCAGGCTGCGCAGGCGCTTTTCGTTGATGCTAATGCCCTGTATTGGCCAGCTTAACGCTGGATCACGCGTAATGACAAACGTAATTTAGCGTCTCAACGGTTTCGATATCAAAGCTCGAATTCGCAGGAATATCAAAGCTGTCGCCAGCTGCATATTTCGTCCAAAGCGGCTGGTCTTTTTGACGTACCTGGCAGATGCCGCTAGTGACGTCCATGATTTCGGCTACACCAGTATTGAAGGTCAGTGTCGAGGGCAGAATTACACCAAGGGTTTTTTTTATTCCGCCTTCCAGGATGATGGTGTGCGAAACACATTTTCCATCGAAATAGACGCTGGCTTGGGTCAGGACAGATACGTTATCGAATTGCGTGCTCATAATGAAAGCCTTGTAGTTGGATAGATGAAAGTTGGTTCAGTTAGGTCTGCGCTCAAAGCACCTGAACATGTTTTGTACGATAAAAAGTCCCTGTTGATCAACGCATCAATAGGGACTCTTTATTTTGTCGTTACGGCTAATTGCTGCCTGTTTATCTCTCGCTCATGCCTTGTGGATTAACCGCGCTGATTGCGCGCATTCGCAGCGATCCGCAAACGTAACGCATTAAGCTTGATAAAGCCACCTGCATCGGCCTGATTGTAAGCACCGCCATCTTCATCAAACGTAGCGATCTTCATGTCGAAAAGAGAATCGGTTTTCGAATCACGGGCCACGACGATCACGTTACCTTTGTATAGCTTGATGCGAACCCAACCGTTGACGCTTAGTTGGGTTTGATCGATCAGCGTTTGCAGCGCAACGCGTTCAGGCGCCCACCAGAAACCGTTATAAATCATCGATGCATAGCGTGGCATCAGATCATCTTTCAAATGCGCGACTTCGCGATCCAGCGTGATGGATTCGATGGCGCGATGTGCGCGCAGCATGATGGTGCCGCCCGGCGTTTCGTAGCAACCGCGTGATTTCATCCCGACGAAACGGTTTTCGACCAGATCCAGACGACCGATACCGTGTTTGCCACCCAGGCGGTTGAGTTCGGTCAGCACGGTTGCTGGTGACATGCGGGTGCCGTTAAGGGCGACGATGTCGCCTTTTTCGTATTCGATGTCAAGATATTCGGCCTGGTCCGGTGCCGCTTCCGGGCTGACGGTCCAGCGCCACATGCTTTCTTCGGCTTCAGCACTTGGGTTTTCCAAATGACGACCTTCAAAGCTGATGTGCAGCAGGTTGGCATCCATTGAATAAGGTGCGCCGCCATTTTTGTGTTTCATGTCGATTTCGATACCGGCATCGGCTGCGTACTGAAGCAATTTTTCACGCGACAACAGATCCCATTCACGCCATGGTGCAATGACTTTAACGTTAGGCATCAACGCATAAGCACCGAGTTCAAAACGCACCTGATCGTTACCTTTGCCGGTTGCGCCGTGCGAAATCGTGTCTGCGCCGGTTTCGCGGGCAATCTCGATCAGACGTTTGGCGATCAGCGGCCGCGCAATTGATGTGCCCAACAGATATTCACCTTCATAGACCGTATTGGCGCGGAACATAGGGAACACGAAGTCCCGCACAAATTCCTCACGGACGTCGTCGATATAGATGTTCTCTGGCTTGATGCCGAATTTCAATGCTTTCTGGCGCGCCGGTTCCAGCTCTTCGCCTTGACCGAGATCGGCCGTGAACGTGACGATTTCGCACTGATAGTTATCTTGTAACCACTTCAGAATGACTGAAGTATCGAGGCCGCCAGAATAGGCGAGAACTACTTTTTTTACGTCGCTCATGATTCGCTTTCCAATATTTCTATGTTAGTTTAAGTTGTTACCTTAACTACTTATTAAGGTAATCACTAAGTTGCTGGCTGATGCTGCAGGTTGCCATAGGTAAAGTGATGACCGTTCAGATAAACCAGCAATCACCTCTGATAATGAAAATGGCAACGTGGTTTTCAGGTATCGAGTTTTCCTACTACCAGATATTCCAGGAGTGCCTTCTGTACGTGCAATCGATTTTCAGCCTCATCCCAAACGACCGATTGCGGGCCGTCAATCACCTCGGCAGACACCTCTTCACCCCGATGCGCAGGAAGACAATGCATGAAGAGGGCATTCGGCTGCGCACGTGACATTTTGGCCTGATCCACGATCCAGCCATCGAACGCCTTCAGGCGCGCATTGTTTTCGGCTTCGTACCCCATACTGGTCCAGACGTCCGTCGTCACCAAATGGGCACCTACGCAGGCATCCGATGGATTGTCGAACACGGTGTACTGGGCGCTGTCAGCGGTGACCAGCGTCGGATCGAGTTCGTAGCCTTTGGGGGTTGAGATATTGACGTGGAAACCAAATACCTGCGCCGCTTGTAGCCATGAATACAGCATGTTGTTCGCATCGCCGATCCAGGTCACCGTTTTGCCAGTGATGGAACCACGTTGTTCAACATAGGTGAAAACGTCGGCCAGAACCTGACACGGATGATATTCGTTCGTCAGGCCGTTAATCACAGGCACGCGTGAATTGGCAGCAAAACGCTCAATGATGTCCTGGCCGAAGGTGCGGATCATGATCACATCGCACATGCGCGACATGACCTGACCAGCGTCTTCGACCGGCTCACCGCGTCCGAGCTGACTGTCACGTGTATTGAGATAAATCGCAGCGCCGCCGAGCTGATGCATGCCTGCTTCGAACGACAAACGGGTGCGGGTCGAGTTTTTCTCGAACACCATAACCAGCGTGCGGTCCAGAAGAGGATGATGCGGCTCATAGTTCTTGAACTTACGCTTGATGATGCGAGTACGTTCAATGATGTACTCGTATTCTTCCAGCGTAAAGTCGGAAAACTGCAGGTAGTGTTTGATTGCCATAAATGAAAATGGCGGCCAGTGGTTGAACTGCCGCCCAAGTTTCTAACCCGTTCAATTATAAGGGATTTTGCTTAAAAAGATACCTACGGAA is a genomic window of Glaciimonas sp. PAMC28666 containing:
- a CDS encoding TIGR02281 family clan AA aspartic protease, whose protein sequence is MHQLTAGILLTAMVLSAQATDIGVAGLFPGKAVLVIDGAAPKTYSVGDNVRADIRLKSVTGSTATVNVKGKLETIGIGQFVSRSSPSASASVTLKVNSAGHFMAQSQINGGSMSMLVDTGATVIALPAADAIRLGINYKQGPKTMMSTANGLTPAYRVRLDTVKVGDIELTQVDAAVLESGLSFALLGMSFLNRTDMQREGDMMVLTKRF
- a CDS encoding GNAT family N-acetyltransferase gives rise to the protein MAALLESKGSLVMNAVAGSGALENTLSLQWSWLPFEALSSTQMYDLLALRQQVFVVEQACVFQDADGIDRHCWHGLGYLADGHLGAYARIVPPGRVYPQASIGRVVTAPTLRGVNAGHALMEQAMAQVALLFPGHDIKIGAQAHLQRFYGRYGFEVCGDVYDEDGIDHVHMVATKA
- a CDS encoding YajQ family cyclic di-GMP-binding protein is translated as MPSFDTVSEANLAEVKNAVEQASKEIATRFDFKGSDARVELKERDLTAYADSEFQLAQVRDVLTGKLVKRSVDVRFLDMGKIEKTGGDRVKQVIKIKNGIESDDAKKIVRVVKDSKMKVQASIQGDAVRITGAKRDDLQAAMAMLRKEVPDLPLEFNNFRD
- the argF gene encoding ornithine carbamoyltransferase, with product MAIKHYLQFSDFTLEEYEYIIERTRIIKRKFKNYEPHHPLLDRTLVMVFEKNSTRTRLSFEAGMHQLGGAAIYLNTRDSQLGRGEPVEDAGQVMSRMCDVIMIRTFGQDIIERFAANSRVPVINGLTNEYHPCQVLADVFTYVEQRGSITGKTVTWIGDANNMLYSWLQAAQVFGFHVNISTPKGYELDPTLVTADSAQYTVFDNPSDACVGAHLVTTDVWTSMGYEAENNARLKAFDGWIVDQAKMSRAQPNALFMHCLPAHRGEEVSAEVIDGPQSVVWDEAENRLHVQKALLEYLVVGKLDT
- the tldD gene encoding metalloprotease TldD; the encoded protein is MKPFEPNLHALAVARDVLLTPFGLDESSLQKALATMFTHKVDYADLYFQFTKSEGWSLEEGIVKTGSFSIDQGVGVRAVSGDKTAFSYSDEISERALRDAAIATRTIARQGAGKVKIASVMEQKGGRSLYLPNDPLTSLDATEKVKLLERVERIARAKDPRVVQVMAGLAGEYDVVLVARSDGVIAADIRPLVRLSVTVIAEKDGRREMGSSGGGGRYSYSYFTDALLEKYAAEAVAAALVNLDARPAPAGPMTVVLGNGWPGILLHEAIGHGLEGDFNRKGSSTFSGRIGERVAAKGVTVVDDGTLADRRGSLNIDDEGNPTQCTTLIEDGILKGYIQDTMNARLMKMPVTGNARRESFAHLPMPRMTNTYMLAGDKDPAEILASVKNGLYAVNFGGGQVDITNGKFVFSASEAYMIENGKVTYPVKGATLIGNGPDVLHRVSMIGNDMRLDPGVGVCGKEGQSVPVGVGQPTLRIDGVTVGGTA
- the aroG gene encoding 3-deoxy-7-phosphoheptulonate synthase AroG encodes the protein MPRTDDLRIREMKELTPPSHLIREFGCTEKGATTAADSRIALHRILHGQDDRLMVVIGPCSIHDTKAAMEYARLLLVARDRLKGELEIVMRVYFEKPRTTVGWKGLINDPYMDNSFRINDGLRMARELLLNINELGLPAGTEFLDVISPQYIADLISWGAIGARTTESQVHRELASGLSCPVGFKNGTDGNVKIAVDAMKAASQPHHFLSVTKGGHSAIVSTNGNEDCHIILRGGKAPNYDAVSVDAACKDIAANGLAQRLMIDASHANSSKKPENQIPVCADIARQIAAGDDRIVGVMVESHLVAGRQDLVPGKELTYGQSVTDGCISWDESIAVLDGLAAAVKQRRLIKSAA
- a CDS encoding pyrimidine/purine nucleoside phosphorylase, whose protein sequence is MSTQFDNVSVLTQASVYFDGKCVSHTIILEGGIKKTLGVILPSTLTFNTGVAEIMDVTSGICQVRQKDQPLWTKYAAGDSFDIPANSSFDIETVETLNYVCHYA
- the murB gene encoding UDP-N-acetylmuramate dehydrogenase; translation: MSSNYQTDAASIAKLAVQSDFPMRTFNTLGIEAIAHAYFSVGSVADLQLIRLDPTWSALPRLILGGGSNVVLTQDFSGLVLHIRNQGIQIVGEDSDAIYVRAAAGQSWHTLVEWTLANGLGGLENLSLIPGNVGAAPIQNIGAYGVEMQDRFHALTAFDFLTGEILTLRHEDCAFGYRDSIFKHALCDRAVVMDVTFSLPRRWQAEVRYGDIADELAARSILRPDARDISNAVIAIRTRKLPDPAVIGNAGSFFKNPIIPAAQRDALLSHYPALVSYQQTDGGYKLAAGWLIDQCGWKGKALGPVAMYQKQALVLVNLGGASGQDVVRLSKAVQSDVMTRFGVTLEPEPIFV
- a CDS encoding argininosuccinate synthase, with the protein product MSDVKKVVLAYSGGLDTSVILKWLQDNYQCEIVTFTADLGQGEELEPARQKALKFGIKPENIYIDDVREEFVRDFVFPMFRANTVYEGEYLLGTSIARPLIAKRLIEIARETGADTISHGATGKGNDQVRFELGAYALMPNVKVIAPWREWDLLSREKLLQYAADAGIEIDMKHKNGGAPYSMDANLLHISFEGRHLENPSAEAEESMWRWTVSPEAAPDQAEYLDIEYEKGDIVALNGTRMSPATVLTELNRLGGKHGIGRLDLVENRFVGMKSRGCYETPGGTIMLRAHRAIESITLDREVAHLKDDLMPRYASMIYNGFWWAPERVALQTLIDQTQLSVNGWVRIKLYKGNVIVVARDSKTDSLFDMKIATFDEDGGAYNQADAGGFIKLNALRLRIAANARNQRG